The Pseudomonadota bacterium genome segment ATCCCGAGGGTAGATTACCTATGTATTACTCACCCGTCTGCCGCTCTACTTGCCCCCGAGGGGACTTTCGCGCTCGACTTGCATGTGTTAGGCACGCCGCCAGCGTTCGTTCTGAGCCAGGATCAAACTCTCAAAACAAACCGATTAAATTTTGTTCAAAAACTATTGAACGAGGACCTACTATCTGGTTTTCAAAGATCAAGTAACCTTAAAAGCAGTACTAAAATATACTTATTTTGCAGTCATTGTCAAGGGATATAAATAATATCTTTTTCTGGAAGCCTGTATATCGATAATTTTCGGTAAGTGACTTGCCGCCTTTGTTGTGACTGGTTTATTTAAAGATCATGTAACCTTGAAGCAGCCCTAATTATACTTATTTTTTGCTCTATGTCAAGATATATAGATAAAAATATTTTAATAATAAAATAAGTCATTATATCCGCATAATTAGAGCTTGTTGTTATTGCTCCGTTCATTACCTTCTTTTACAGTTTCGAAGTATATATCAGCAATATTCTTCCTGCTTCTTGCCGCCGGTATCCTTTTCTCTTTCCGTATCAACATCAATTGTGCTTCAGATAAAACTTCAGATCCTTAAGCACACCCTTTTTAACCTTCCCTTCTATCTTCTCCAGAATGTCTATCTTCATATACCGTAGTTGGGTCAGCCAGATAGGATCGTCTACTTCGACAAAAAGTATGTTATTCCCTATCCTCGCAGGTTTGGTATGACATGCCGTCTTCTCTCCCACAATATCATTCCAGAGGTAGAATATTTTATGAGCGTCTATCTCCCCTTTGATATCATACTCTTTTAGTACATTTTCAAGCGCTTTTTTTATCGAAACAAAGGCCATATTATACACTCGTTACACTTCGTGGTCCTGCAAAAAGGGTCGAAACCACCAATGGCAGAAGGATCAGCAATCTTCATCAGCCTTCTATCCTTGGAAAAACAGGTTTAATTTTATCTATATATGAAATGTCTTCCGTAAAATAAAAAACTTTTTCTGCTTCAAATGATGCTTTCTCAATTTCCCTGCCGATACCAAGAGCATCCCATATGATTTGAGATTTTCCGGGCATAAAAGGATAAAGCAACATTGCCGCTATCCTTAAACCATTCCAGATATTATAGAGCACTGTCTTAATCCTCACATCGCCTTCTTTGGAAAGCTTCCATGGGGCTTCCGTATCAATATATTTATTTAGTATAGACATGATTTCAAAAACATCCTGGAGAGCCTTGTGATAGGCAAAGACTTCCATATCTCTCTGGTATTCCCCTACCAATCGTTCTACATTTTCTTCAACATACTCATCCATTCCGCCTTTCTTTTCAGGTTTCTCGATCTTACCCTGTAAAAATTTTCCTATCATTGTGACACTTCTGCTGGCAAGATTTCCGAAATCATTGGCAAGATCTCCGTTGATCCTGTGAACAAGTGCACTTTTTGAAAAATCACCGTCAAGGCCAAAAGGGACTTCCCTGAACAGAAAAAACCTGAATTCATCTACTCCATAAGTCTTCACGATCTCATGGGGATCTATAACATTACCAAGAGATTTGGACATTTTCTGTCCCTCTATAGTCCACCAGCCGTGTGCAAAAACCCTCTTCGGTGGTTCGATATTGACAGACATTAAAAAACTTGGCCAGTATACGGCATGAAACCGCAAGATATCTTTACCCATAAGCTGAGCATCACATGGCCAGAATTTATTGAAAGTATCCATATCGTCGGGAAAGCCTATGCCTGTTATGTAATTGGTAAGGGCATCAAACCAGACATAGACAATGTGCCTGGGGTCCATAGGAACCGGGATGCCCCAGTTAAAACTTGTCCTGCTTATGCTTAAGTCCCGTAAGCCGCCCTTTACAAAGCTTGCAACCTCATTATACCTGACCTCGGGCATAACAAAGTCCTTGTGCGCATCCATAAGTGCAAGTATCCGTTCCCCATATTTTGACAACCTGAAAAAATAGCTCTCTTCCTTCAATTTTTCCGGCTGCCTTAAACAATCAGGACATTTTCCGTCCTTCAGTTGCATCTCAGTAAAATAACTTTCGCATGGCACACAATACCAGTCTTCATACTCTCCAAGGTATATATCTCCGCTCTCATAGGCTTTCTGAAATATTTGTCTTACAACCTTTCTGTGCCTTTCTTCAGTGGTTCTGATAAAACCGGTGTTGGAGATATTGAGTACTTCCCATAGATCTGTAAACCTGGACACCATCCTATCAGCAAGTTCTTTAGGATGAATTCCCTGTTGCCCGGCTGCCTTTTCAACTTTCTGTCCGTGCTCATCCGTACCGGTCAGAAAAAAGACATCATATCCGCATATCCTTTTATAACGGGCCATAATATCAGCAGCAATGGTTGTGTATGCATGACCGATATGAGGAACATCGTTAATGTAATAGATAGGCGTTGTTATGTAATAATGCTTATTCATGTATATACTCCGTAATGCTTATTTTGTATGTTTAACTTTTTGTATTTACAATGAAAAATATCGAGTTCAATAATATTTGTCGCATATCGTGCACATAACTATCCGGCATTATTCTTCTTGATATCGCTCAGAGATACAGCAACCTCTTTACCGTCGCTAAGCTCAACGGTTATTGTAGAACACAGAGTATTATGTTTTACAACTTTACCTTCTCCTTGCTGGATAGTCACCTTTTTTCCGACCTTCGGGAAATCCTTTTTGCAATTCATATACATATCAAATTCATAAGCAAGACAGCACATGAGCCTTCCGCATATTCCCGAAATTTTCGCAGGGTTTAATGCAAGGCTCTGCTCCTTCACCATTTTTATGGAAACTATTGAAAAAGCGTTTAAGAACCTCCTGCAACAGCATACGTTTCCACAATTCCCGAGGCCTCCGACTATTTTAGCTTCATCTCTCACACCAACCTGTCTTAACTCTATCCGTATCTTGAATTCTTTCGCAAGTTCTTTCACTAATTCCCTGAAATCTACCCTGCTTTCAGAAACAAAATAGTACAGGAGTTTTGTGCCGCCGAACAGGTATTCCGCATACAGCAACTTCATCGGCAGATTCATCTCCAATATCTTTTTTTTACAATAATTAAAAGCATATATTTCTTTCTCTTTTAAAGAGAAGTGCTCCTGAACCTCGTTTTCGGTCGCCTTTCTGGTTGCTTTTTTCAGACCTTGCTTTGTTGTTTCCTGCGGTTCAGTTACAACCTCACACAGACATAAACCTTTTTCAATTTCACCGATAAGGTAATCCCCAATTTTAACATCTTCTGATACTTCCATTTCGATTACGCTTGTTAATACGTCTACTTTTATATAGCAACTCTTCATTTCTGCTCCATTATATCCAGTAACATCGTTTCAATAGCAAGAAGCTTGTTTATATTATACCTCATCATGCCAAAAGTTTCCTGAATTCTTCTGATAGAATTCTCTATCCATTTTGTATTCACGGATTCAGCATTAAGAAGCTCCTTCATATCCCTGTTGATCATCATAGATGCATCTCTGCATTCGCTCATAACTGACATGTCCCTGAAAAGGGAAAGCAGGAAAGACAAAAACATCGTCAAATCTCTATGACTTCTCACTATTCTTTCCGACATCAAGGTGGCATGCATAAAACTTCTGTTTTTTCCGACTATCAGTTCTGCAAGCTTATGCCGCAATAAAAGGTGATCTTGCTCCATCCAGAAAAAACCGCAACCAATACTCCCCTGAGAAACATAAGATAACAACTCGGCATTACTTTCATCCATGTTGGCGGTATCCATAAAGTACTGCTGCAGATGCTCCCTCGGGAGCGGGCTGAAACTAACTCTTGCGCAACGCGACCGTATGGTCAAAGGAACATCCCTTTCCGATGATGTAATAAGAAAAAATATGTTAAAAGGGGGAGGCTCTTCAAGTGTCTTCAGAAGAGCATTCGTAGCCTCATGAGTCATTGCATCGGCCCTGTCAATAAGGATTATTCTTTTATCACTTTCGTAAGGATACTCATAT includes the following:
- the metG gene encoding methionine--tRNA ligase, which codes for MNKHYYITTPIYYINDVPHIGHAYTTIAADIMARYKRICGYDVFFLTGTDEHGQKVEKAAGQQGIHPKELADRMVSRFTDLWEVLNISNTGFIRTTEERHRKVVRQIFQKAYESGDIYLGEYEDWYCVPCESYFTEMQLKDGKCPDCLRQPEKLKEESYFFRLSKYGERILALMDAHKDFVMPEVRYNEVASFVKGGLRDLSISRTSFNWGIPVPMDPRHIVYVWFDALTNYITGIGFPDDMDTFNKFWPCDAQLMGKDILRFHAVYWPSFLMSVNIEPPKRVFAHGWWTIEGQKMSKSLGNVIDPHEIVKTYGVDEFRFFLFREVPFGLDGDFSKSALVHRINGDLANDFGNLASRSVTMIGKFLQGKIEKPEKKGGMDEYVEENVERLVGEYQRDMEVFAYHKALQDVFEIMSILNKYIDTEAPWKLSKEGDVRIKTVLYNIWNGLRIAAMLLYPFMPGKSQIIWDALGIGREIEKASFEAEKVFYFTEDISYIDKIKPVFPRIEG
- the ricT gene encoding regulatory iron-sulfur-containing complex subunit RicT, producing MKSCYIKVDVLTSVIEMEVSEDVKIGDYLIGEIEKGLCLCEVVTEPQETTKQGLKKATRKATENEVQEHFSLKEKEIYAFNYCKKKILEMNLPMKLLYAEYLFGGTKLLYYFVSESRVDFRELVKELAKEFKIRIELRQVGVRDEAKIVGGLGNCGNVCCCRRFLNAFSIVSIKMVKEQSLALNPAKISGICGRLMCCLAYEFDMYMNCKKDFPKVGKKVTIQQGEGKVVKHNTLCSTITVELSDGKEVAVSLSDIKKNNAG
- a CDS encoding DUF721 domain-containing protein, producing the protein MAFVSIKKALENVLKEYDIKGEIDAHKIFYLWNDIVGEKTACHTKPARIGNNILFVEVDDPIWLTQLRYMKIDILEKIEGKVKKGVLKDLKFYLKHN
- the holB gene encoding DNA polymerase III subunit delta' codes for the protein MGFNEIFGHEKQKQFFLSTLEKEKLPHAFLFTGQEGIGKKKTAKEFAKYILCEGHNNCGVCRPCNKVERGIHPDVLIFDNEDTIGIDQSRTIGREVYEYPYESDKRIILIDRADAMTHEATNALLKTLEEPPPFNIFFLITSSERDVPLTIRSRCARVSFSPLPREHLQQYFMDTANMDESNAELLSYVSQGSIGCGFFWMEQDHLLLRHKLAELIVGKNRSFMHATLMSERIVRSHRDLTMFLSFLLSLFRDMSVMSECRDASMMINRDMKELLNAESVNTKWIENSIRRIQETFGMMRYNINKLLAIETMLLDIMEQK